One Drechmeria coniospora strain ARSEF 6962 chromosome 01, whole genome shotgun sequence genomic region harbors:
- a CDS encoding Transcription factor (Transcription factor, fungi), whose amino-acid sequence MEPTTGHRRRVSRPAGLSPCQAALATPAWASGRLAGRSRGAERRGKSPTQGARLERRRRPSTTSTSALTHATRPLSRPRPPSPLLPPLLPLPPPPPHPSAVLLCRRRPLSGDAPRPTTSTVSAPRSRLSDVLVAFFFPSPRHARRATRRALASSRNPPEHFSRPGPEAERGVSRPPALSPAAPSCTQHHTRHHHHPAPHSAPPPSTTLGTTTQHHTRHHHPAPPPSTTTQHHPSIVVAVMSSGVVRSTALRAGGACVRCRKGKTKCVYENGRAPCKNCAKGMHECYLPSESMAHHHGQSPARHSNAHRAPRDSLPAPGAVGPDARLAAVGGGAGSARHVQAATEKLTPELIAECERVVSKTFPACVAFHKPSFVQQLKNASLESTLVYGLLTFAARSSPALIRRYGTPTQAAETFAAKAMVLINQNLDHPNLADIQALCLIIIHEWGTRNAVRAYIYLGQAARMLHMYRILNGHHASDTTDQFLREESFRRTLWLLYILDCLLTSTPGRFPALSVQDTASVPLPCTDLNFAFGNTVYTKTLLQQLNPAALSPTPLAQGDIGEFGQIVLAATIWRDVVGMLTATSLQDFSEEDCAGLIGKIEGLRTSLPMQFVDKPGQITLHMTMGSGYTFAMLHCLLHCSTVFVHRRRLLQEVTSPHFTVDAFNKNPKCHGIVDRLFASCHGTILLLDAVEAGADKEHATCFPIFMLFSAFTASATVAYLSLKGLTPANAAETAAHVVKDGLRFMQDGTENWPLMSSWLRHLTVMQRVLNNDAGGAGSGRSRHGSHPHGGLKDEVSSNADTNPDAMDYDQPGVGGHGSNPGARQASASESPRDDSEPPVTIPRRPGVTTINGSGGLSTPAAANTPPPGAPPAPMQAEEVKQQSPDVGTNGVMASQEGQTTSQDMTAPELCLAFERQLLDLDDLAAFMGGGV is encoded by the exons ATGgaaccgacgacgggccaCCGACGGCGCGTGAGCCGGCCAGCTGGCCTCTCACCGTGCCAGGCCGCGCTCGCGACTCCTGCCTGGGCCAGCGGGCGCCTGGCTGGGCGGAGCAGAGGTGCGGAGCGACGAG GCAAATCTCCCACCCAGGGCGCccgcctcgagcgccgtcgccgcccgtccACGACTTCCACGTCGGCACTCACCCACGCAACCCGCCCACTTTCTCGTCCccgtcctccttctcctctcctccctccccttctccctcttccaccaccacctccgcacccgtccgccgtcctcctctgccgtcgacgaccgctCTCCGGGGACGCACCGCGGCCAACGACCAGCACCGTCTCTGCCCCGCGAAGCCGCCTCTCGGACGTGCTCGTtgcctttttttttccttccCCAAGACACGCGAGACGTGCGACGCGGCGAGCCCTCGCGTCCTCTCGCAACCCGCCCGAGCATTTTTCTCGCCCCGGACCCGAAGCAGAACGGGGCGTGTCGCGACCTCCGGCCCTCAGCCCAGCCGCACCCAGCTGCACTCAGCACCACACtcggcaccaccaccacccagcACCACACTCGGCACCACCACCCAGCACCACACTCGGCACCACCACCCAGCACCACACTCGGCACCACCACccagcaccaccacccagcaccaccacccagCACCACCcttccatcgtcgtcgccgtcatgtcgTCGGGCGTGGTGCGCTCCACCGCCCTcagggccggcggcgcctgtGTGCGTTGCCGCAAGGGCAAGACCAAGTGCGTCTACGAAAACGGCCGCGCGCCGTGCAAGAACTGCGCAAAGGGCATGCACGAGTGCTACCTGCCCTCGGAGAGCATGGCTCATCACCACGGCCAGAGCCCAGCTCGTCATTCGAATGCCCACCGCGCACCACGCGACAGTCTCCCGGCTCCGGGCGCCGTGGGTCCAGACGCCAGACTGGCCGCtgtgggcggcggcgcaggctcCGCCCGTCACGTCCAGGCGGCCACGGAAAA ACTCACGCCCGAGCTCATTGCCGAATGCGAGCGGGTCGTTTCCAAGACGTTCCCGGCCTGCGTCGCCTTCCACAAGCCGTCGTTTGTGCAGCAGCTCAAGAACGCGTCGCTCGAGTCGACGCTCGTCTACGGTCTCTTGACGTTTGCCGCCCG gagctcgccggcgctcATTCGCCGATATGGCACCCCCAcccaggcggccgagacgtttgccgccaaggccatggTGCTGATCAACCAAAACTTGGACCACCCCAACCTGGCCGACATCCAGGCTCTCTGCCTCATCATCATCCACGAGTGGGGCACGAGGAACGCGGTCCGGGCCTACATCTACCTCGGCCAGGCGGCGCGcatgctgcacatgtaccgcaTCCTCAACGGCCACCACGCCTCGGACACGACGGACCAGTTCCTCCGCGAGGAGTCGTTCCGCCGCACCCTCTGGCTCCTCTACATTCTCGACTGCCTCCTGACGAGCACGCCCGGCCGCTTCCCGGCCCTCTCGGTGCAGGACACGGCCAGCGTGCCGCTGCCCTGCACGGACCTCAACTTTGCCTTTGGCAACACGGTCTACACCAAGAcgctgctgcagcagctcAACCCGGCGGcgctctcgccgacgcccctGGCCCAGGGCGACATTGGCGAGTTTGGCCAGATCgtgctggcggcgacgatctGGCGCGACGTGGTGGGCatgctgacggcgacgagcctgcAGGACTTTAGCGAGGAGGACTGCGCCGGCCTCATCGGCAAGATCGAGGGCCTCCGCACCTCGCTGCCCATGCAGTTCGTCGACAAGCCCGGCCAGATCACGCTGCACATGACGATGGGCTCGGGCTACACGTTTGCCATGCTGCACTGCCTGCTCCACTGCTCGACGGTCTTtgtccaccgccgccggctgctgcAGGAGGTGACGTCGCCCCACTTCACGGTGGACGCGTTTAACAAGAACCCCAAGTGCCACGGCATCGTTGACCGCCTCTTCGCCTCGTGCCACGGCACCatcctgctgctcgacgcGGTCGAGGCGGGTGCCGACAAGGAGCACGCCACGTGCTTCCCCATCTTCATGCTCTTCTCGGCCTTTACCGCCAGCGCCACGGTGGCGTACCTGTCGCTCAAGGGCCTGACGCCGGCCaacgcggccgagacggcggcccACGTGGTCAAGGACGGCCTGCGCTTCATGCAGGACGGCACGGAGAACTGGCCGCTCATGTCGAGCTGGCTGCGCCACCTGACGGTGATGCAGCGCGTGCTGAacaacgacgccggcggcgccggctcgggcCGCTCGCGCCACGGCTCGCACCCGCACGGCGGCCTCAAGGACGAGGTGTCGTCCAACGCCGACACGAACCCCGACGCCATGGACTACGACCAgccgggcgtcggcggccacgggTCGAACCCGGGCGCCCGtcaggcgtcggcgtcggagtCGCCGCGCGACGACTCGGAGCCCCCCGTGACgattcctcgccggccgggCGTGACGACGATCAACGGCTCGGGCGGcctgtcgacgccggcggcggccaacaCGCCCCCTCCGggcgcgccgccggcgccgatgcagGCGGAGGAGGTGAAGCAGCAGAGCCCCGACGTGGGCACCAACGGCGTCATGGCGTCGCAGGAGGGCCAGACGACGAGCCAGGACATGACGGCGCCGGAGCTGTGCCTCGCCTTTGAGCGCCAgctgctcgacctcgacgacctcgccgcctttatgggcggcggcgtctgA
- a CDS encoding putative sulphydryl oxidase protein, which produces MLFNAAVLVLSGLPLLASSAPVSESRPIDYDAIIVGGGPAGLSALSGLARVRRNTLLIDSGVYRNDKTRHMHDVLGFDGVTPAYFRAAAREQLSHYKTVSATNGTVTKVSPMANNTYFEVTSESADGRSRVLTARKVVLATGLRDILPSTPGLDANWGQGIYWCPWCDGHEHADQELGLIAGLEDIPGLVREVLTLNRNITAFVNGTDTAETRAATELKSPRWQEYLRLHRVTIDNRIISSIERLANGTTGHEDPRLPTAPELDRFRVHFASGPPVERSAFLTSFKSKQASTVGEDMGVTLYGGRLAADQSKGLATNIFGVYAIGDANSDNVTNVPHALFSGKRTAVYLHVQLERENAARELANLPAGNNVTKRSIDVEARSVWNIMNGPSDDMLHAGEFDQPSIPPFEDETMTVKPSRRALGSHEAPDGLRADGRMRSAGDAERRAVSDARAVPWDETADQAGLADADADADDDVRMEFSVKIKQALARVRACPSAAGDGACRRRHVMSRKVIEVRMCRMTKYSRRAAAALVRAFVPFGVLGVHQATQGPRVGVKTLVRTRSYKAEGVRESTVLGGHRTARRAVCCAVLFCSAPCRAALRCSRVRPVPDEGWATDSGSARAKLASIAEAGLEGRRFPGTCPLFHLARRTLDSVRRGPNMGAAPVCSGMVQGKGGNGYNGHENGQVPYDYRYVLASPGEHGGIAPTPCVCTRRRDGEDDTGGRADEAADRQGVRGSKRVPTLAAAARLALHGGDGTR; this is translated from the exons ATGTTGTtcaacgccgccgtcctggtCTTGTCGggcctgccgctgctggcgAGTTCGGCTCCCGTGTCGGAGTCGCGGCCCATCGACTACGatgccatcatcgtcggtgGTGGTCCGGCCGGCCTGAGCGCCCTGAGCGGCCTCGCGCGCGTTCGCCGCAACACGCTGCTCATCGACTCGGGCGTCTATCGCAACGACAAGACGCGCCACATGCATGAcgtcctcggcttcgacg GCGTGACGCCGGCCTACTtccgcgccgccgctcgcgaACAGCTCTCCCACTACAAGACCGTCTCGGCCACCAACGGCACCGTGACCAAGGTTTCGCCCATGGCAAACAACACCTACTTCGAGGTGACGAGCGagtccgccgacggccgcagcCGCGTCTTGACCGCCCGcaaggtcgtcctcgccacggGGCTCCGCGACatcctgccgtcgacgccggggcTCGACGCGAACTGGGGCCAGGGCATCTACTGGTGTCCCTGGTgcgacggccacgagcaCGCCGATCAGGAGCTCggcctcatcgccggcctcgaggacaTCCCCGGCCTCGTGCGCGAGGTCCTCACGCTCAACCGGAACATCACGGCTTTCGTCAACGGCACCGACACGGCCGAGACGcgcgcggcgacggagctgaAGAGCCCGCGGTGGCAGGAGTACCTTCGGCTGCACCGCGTGACCATTGACAATCGCATCATATCGTCCATCGAGCGCCTCGCCAACGGCACGACGGGCCACGAGGACCCGCGCctcccgacggcgcccgagCTCGACCGCTTCCGCGTCCACTTTGCCAGCGGGCCGCCGGTCGAGCGGAGCGCCTTCCTCACGAGCTTCAAGAGCAAGcaggcgtcgacggtgggCGAGGACATGGGCGTGACGCTGTACGGCGGCCGACTGGCGGCCGACCAGTCCAAGGGCCTCGCGACCAACATCTTTGGCGTCTacgccatcggcgacgccaaCTCGGACAACGTCACCAACGTGCCCCACGCCCTCTTCAGCGGCAAGAGGACGGCCGTCTACCTGCACG TGCAACTGGAGCGAGAGAATGCCGCCAGGGAGCTCGCGAACCTGCCGGCCGGGAACAACGTGACGAAGCGGagcatcgacgtcgaggcccgGTCCGTGTGGAACATTATGAACGGCCCATCCGACGACATGCTCCACGCCGGCGAATTTGACCAGCCATCAATAC CGCCGTTTGAGGATGAGACCATGACAGTCAAGCCGTCACGTCGAGCGCTCGGCTCGCACGAAGCCCCCGACGGCTTGCGAGCAGACGGCCGGATGCGTTCGGCGGGCGATGCTGAAAGACGGGCGGTGAGCGATGCGAGAGCCGTCCCGTGGGATGAGACGGCGGATCAGGCagggctcgccgacgccgacgccgacgccgacgacgacgttcgA ATGGAATTCAGCGTCAAGATCAAGCAAGCCCTTGCTCGCGTCCGTGCTTGTCCgagtgccgccggcgacggagcatgccgtcgccgtcatgtcATGAGCCGCAAGGTGATCGAGGTACGGATGTGCCGCATGACAAAATACAGCAGACGCGCCGCAGCTGCCCTCGTACGCGCTTTCGTCCCATTCGGCGTGCTCGGCGTGCATCAAGCAACCCAAGGGCCACGAGTTGGGGTGAAGACATTGGTCCGGACTCGTTCGTACAAGGCAGAAGGCGTCAGGGAGAGCACCGTACTTGGGGGACACCGAACGGCACGGAGGGCcgtgtgctgtgctgtgctgttcTGCTCCgcgccgtgccgtgccgcgcTGCGCTGCTCTCGCGTGCGACCTGTTCCTGATGAAGGGTGGGCCACCGACTCtgggtcggcgagggccaagCTGGCATCgatcgccgaggccggacTCGAGGGCCGTCGGTTCCCTGGTACATGCCCGCTTTTCCATCTTGCCCGACGCACGCTCGACTCTGTTCGCCGAGGTCCGAACATGGGAGCGGCCCCCGTCTGTTCGGGCATGGTCCAG GGCAAGGGAGGGAACGGGTACAACGGACACGAGAATGGGCAAGTGCCGTACGACTACAGGTACGTGTTAGCATCCCCTGGTGAGCATGGAGGGATCGCCCCTACGCCTTGCGTTTGCACTCGCCGCCGTGACGGAGAAGACGACACAGGCGGACGTGCGGACGAGGCCGCGGACCGGCAAGGCGTGCGTGGGTCGAAGCGTGTCCCGACGCTGGCTGCGGCTGCACGGCTCGCACtgcatggcggcgacgggacgaGATGA